Proteins encoded within one genomic window of Lysinibacillus sphaericus:
- the mutM gene encoding bifunctional DNA-formamidopyrimidine glycosylase/DNA-(apurinic or apyrimidinic site) lyase has product MPELPEVEGVVQALKPEVEGRTIKQVQLSEIVRFSYDEGKQCIVKQAEPDAFEMALSQMTITKIERRAKYIFFHLVKEDVSYVLVSHLGMTGAWFIVNTPEEINEEKFKKHIHATFQMADGGYLIYSDIRRFGELRFLTKIEDHAPLTKMAPEPFDEIACDYFIAKSMLPKYEKKAVKEVIMDGQVISGCGNIYATEALFAQKIHPARKMNRISEKRKRALFGAIVDVLRQSIEAGGSTISDYRNINGEAGSMQNRLQMYGKKICPVCGTGTSQMTIGGRTSVYCPNCQH; this is encoded by the coding sequence ATGCCTGAATTACCAGAGGTAGAAGGTGTCGTGCAGGCATTAAAGCCGGAAGTTGAAGGTCGCACAATTAAGCAGGTTCAACTGTCAGAAATTGTCCGCTTTTCTTATGATGAAGGAAAGCAATGTATCGTTAAGCAAGCTGAGCCCGATGCATTTGAAATGGCATTATCTCAAATGACGATTACGAAGATTGAGCGCCGTGCTAAATATATATTTTTTCATTTGGTGAAAGAAGATGTGTCCTATGTATTAGTCAGTCATTTAGGCATGACAGGTGCATGGTTTATCGTCAACACGCCTGAAGAAATCAATGAAGAAAAATTTAAAAAGCATATTCATGCAACTTTTCAAATGGCAGATGGTGGCTATTTAATTTATTCAGATATTCGCCGTTTTGGTGAGTTGCGATTTTTAACGAAAATTGAAGATCATGCGCCACTGACAAAAATGGCGCCTGAACCGTTTGATGAGATAGCATGTGATTATTTTATAGCCAAATCCATGCTACCGAAATACGAGAAAAAGGCTGTTAAAGAAGTCATTATGGACGGCCAAGTGATTTCGGGCTGTGGCAATATATATGCGACAGAAGCATTATTTGCTCAAAAAATTCACCCAGCCCGCAAAATGAACCGCATAAGTGAAAAACGAAAACGTGCACTTTTTGGGGCAATTGTTGACGTCCTGCGTCAAAGTATTGAAGCGGGAGGTTCAACGATTTCGGATTATCGTAATATTAATGGCGAGGCAGGAAGCATGCAAAATCGATTACAAATGTACGGTAAAAAGATATGCCCAGTGTGTGGAACAGGGACGAGTCAAATGACAATTGGTGGACGTACATCTGTATATTGTCCAAATTGTCAACATTAA
- the coaE gene encoding dephospho-CoA kinase (Dephospho-CoA kinase (CoaE) performs the final step in coenzyme A biosynthesis.): MIIGLTGSIASGKSTVAKMMTALGLPIVDADVVARDVVEPGTETLALIVQNFGADILLEDGNLNRPKLGDIIFHEPAKRKILNDIMHPAIRQEMLRQRDAYIEAGQKHVVMDIPLLFESKLEHFVERILVVSVSEEVQLRRLMERNQLSKEDALARMHSQLPMSVKEKSAHAVIYNNENLQQTEEQLKKILTHWGVL, encoded by the coding sequence ATGATTATCGGACTAACAGGAAGTATTGCAAGTGGTAAAAGCACAGTCGCCAAAATGATGACAGCGCTTGGATTACCGATTGTCGATGCAGATGTTGTAGCACGTGATGTTGTGGAACCAGGAACGGAGACGTTGGCACTTATTGTCCAAAATTTCGGTGCAGACATTTTACTTGAAGATGGCAACTTAAATCGTCCAAAGCTTGGTGATATTATTTTTCATGAGCCGGCGAAACGCAAAATTTTAAATGATATTATGCATCCTGCTATTCGTCAGGAAATGTTACGCCAACGCGATGCATATATAGAGGCTGGACAAAAGCATGTCGTGATGGATATTCCATTACTGTTTGAAAGTAAATTGGAGCATTTTGTAGAGCGAATACTTGTTGTTTCAGTTAGTGAAGAGGTGCAACTTCGACGATTAATGGAGCGCAATCAATTATCAAAGGAAGATGCGCTAGCTCGTATGCATTCACAGTTACCCATGTCTGTGAAAGAAAAAAGTGCACATGCGGTGATTTACAACAATGAAAATTTACAACAAACAGAAGAGCAGTTAAAGAAAATTCTGACGCATTGGGGCGTACTTTAG
- a CDS encoding glyceraldehyde-3-phosphate dehydrogenase: protein MTVSVAINGFGRIGRMVFRQAIVQEGLNIVAINASYPAETLAHLIKYDTNHGTFEGTVEPADDALIVNGKRVQIISERDPLKLPWATMGVDIVIEATGKFNDREKAAMHLEAGAKKVILTAPGKNEDVTIVLGVNDEKLDVEKHDVISNASCTTNCLAPVAKVLNDTFGIESGLMTTVHAYTNDQKNLDNPHKDLRRARGCAQSIIPTSTGAAKALKLVLPELEGKIHGMALRVPTPNVSLVDLVVDLNTDVTVDSVNAAFVKAATEGPMKGILNFSIEPLVSADYNTTTYSSTVDGLSTIVMGNRKVKVLAWYDNEWGYSARVVDLVQKVAKALETVNA, encoded by the coding sequence ATGACAGTATCAGTTGCTATTAACGGTTTCGGACGTATCGGACGTATGGTTTTCCGCCAAGCGATCGTACAGGAAGGTTTAAATATTGTTGCAATTAACGCAAGCTACCCAGCGGAAACGTTAGCACATTTGATTAAGTATGACACAAATCACGGAACATTCGAAGGTACGGTTGAACCAGCAGACGATGCTTTAATTGTAAATGGTAAACGTGTCCAAATTATTAGCGAACGTGATCCATTAAAATTACCATGGGCTACAATGGGCGTGGATATTGTAATTGAAGCAACTGGTAAATTCAATGATCGTGAGAAAGCAGCAATGCACCTTGAAGCAGGCGCAAAGAAAGTAATTTTAACAGCTCCAGGTAAAAACGAAGATGTTACAATTGTTTTAGGTGTAAATGATGAAAAGCTTGATGTTGAAAAACATGATGTTATTTCAAATGCTTCTTGTACAACAAACTGCTTAGCACCGGTTGCAAAAGTGTTAAATGATACTTTTGGTATCGAAAGCGGTTTAATGACAACAGTTCACGCATATACAAATGACCAAAAAAACTTAGATAACCCACATAAAGATTTACGTCGTGCGCGCGGTTGTGCACAATCGATTATTCCAACATCTACAGGTGCTGCAAAAGCATTAAAATTAGTGTTACCAGAATTAGAAGGCAAAATTCACGGTATGGCACTTCGCGTTCCAACACCAAACGTATCACTAGTTGACCTTGTTGTAGATTTAAATACAGATGTGACAGTTGATTCAGTTAATGCTGCATTTGTCAAAGCAGCAACAGAAGGGCCGATGAAAGGTATTTTAAACTTCTCAATTGAGCCGCTTGTATCTGCTGATTACAATACAACAACATACTCATCTACAGTTGATGGACTTTCAACAATAGTGATGGGTAACCGTAAAGTAAAAGTACTTGCTTGGTACGATAATGAGTGGGGCTATTCTGCACGTGTTGTAGACCTAGTGCAAAAAGTTGCAAAAGCGCTAGAAACAGTTAACGCATAA
- the nrdR gene encoding transcriptional regulator NrdR, translating into MRCPSCQFNGTRVVDSRPVDDNKEIRRRRECESCGFRFTTFEKIEETPLVVVKKEGSREEFSREKVLRGLIRACEKRPVALDVLEGLVLSIEKDLRRIGNAEVRSEDVGEMVMDRLAKIDEVAYVRFASVYRQFKDINVFIEEIKEIIQRQTEQKS; encoded by the coding sequence ATGAGATGTCCTTCTTGCCAATTTAACGGAACACGCGTAGTGGATTCGAGGCCAGTAGATGATAATAAAGAAATTCGTAGACGTCGTGAATGTGAGTCATGTGGCTTTCGTTTTACAACGTTTGAAAAAATTGAAGAAACACCGTTAGTCGTTGTGAAAAAAGAAGGCTCACGGGAAGAGTTTAGCCGCGAGAAGGTGCTGCGTGGTCTTATTCGTGCTTGTGAAAAACGTCCGGTTGCTTTAGATGTTTTAGAGGGACTTGTTCTATCTATTGAAAAAGACCTTCGCCGTATTGGGAACGCTGAGGTACGATCAGAGGATGTAGGAGAAATGGTGATGGATCGTTTGGCAAAAATTGATGAGGTGGCCTATGTTCGATTTGCCTCGGTTTATCGTCAGTTTAAGGATATCAATGTATTTATTGAGGAAATAAAAGAAATTATTCAACGTCAAACAGAGCAAAAATCTTAG
- a CDS encoding replication initiation and membrane attachment family protein yields MTLIHLYKELQPADTFDIRLPHALSTMERQLVTLFYQPLTGAEPISLYLTLWAEAEQMPKQQMNHYYLMNVLGLPIGKVFEARIALEAIGLLRTWKKEEAEQRSFLYELMRPLDADSFMKDPLLSMFLFSKIGEQAYRKLRQRFIQPIRGTEYKDVSRAFMDVFKPVNTNIPTDLQGGIDSKENAQKVYPFYFEQFDFELLQAGLSDQLVPANLLTLEVRETIAKLAFLYHLTALDMQKVVILALDDELGISQERLRKAAADFYKLTVSKEPPKLAKVYAPPVEEDAVQKTKDQELQHYLESTPPVQVLRDINNGKEPLQTSVQLAESLIVQHGMPVGVVNALLEYVMLSTDMKLPKKYVETIADHWVRKNIKTAKEAMELARQEHDKYTTWKNKPQAPAKNNNQYVKGRANNQRKEKVPEWFYKRNEQPDESASSSTMDFEKERQKILAMLGKSDK; encoded by the coding sequence ATGACGTTGATTCATTTGTATAAAGAATTGCAGCCCGCAGATACTTTTGACATTCGTCTACCTCATGCGCTTTCCACGATGGAACGTCAATTAGTAACATTATTTTATCAACCTCTAACGGGTGCTGAACCAATCAGTCTTTATTTAACACTATGGGCTGAAGCAGAGCAAATGCCAAAACAGCAAATGAATCATTATTATTTAATGAATGTGCTAGGACTACCAATCGGTAAAGTGTTCGAAGCACGTATTGCACTTGAAGCAATCGGTTTGTTACGTACTTGGAAAAAAGAAGAGGCAGAACAGCGAAGCTTTTTATATGAGCTTATGCGCCCGCTTGATGCAGATAGTTTTATGAAAGATCCTTTATTATCAATGTTTTTGTTTAGTAAAATCGGAGAGCAGGCGTATCGGAAATTGCGCCAACGTTTTATTCAGCCTATAAGGGGTACAGAATATAAAGATGTATCACGCGCCTTTATGGATGTTTTTAAACCGGTTAATACCAATATTCCTACCGATTTGCAGGGTGGCATTGATAGCAAAGAAAATGCACAAAAGGTCTACCCGTTTTATTTTGAGCAATTTGATTTTGAGTTGCTACAGGCAGGTTTATCTGACCAGTTAGTACCCGCAAATTTGCTGACGCTTGAAGTGCGCGAAACAATTGCCAAATTAGCATTCCTCTATCATTTAACGGCATTGGATATGCAAAAGGTTGTTATTTTAGCGCTTGATGATGAGTTAGGTATTTCACAAGAACGATTACGAAAAGCGGCAGCCGATTTTTATAAGCTTACTGTTTCAAAAGAGCCACCAAAGCTTGCCAAAGTATATGCTCCACCGGTTGAGGAAGATGCTGTTCAAAAAACAAAAGATCAGGAGTTGCAACATTATTTAGAGTCAACACCTCCTGTCCAAGTGTTGCGAGATATTAATAATGGTAAAGAGCCATTGCAAACATCTGTACAATTAGCTGAGAGCTTAATCGTGCAACATGGGATGCCGGTAGGCGTGGTTAATGCACTACTTGAATATGTCATGCTATCTACGGATATGAAACTACCTAAAAAGTATGTGGAAACCATTGCCGATCACTGGGTGCGAAAAAACATTAAGACGGCGAAGGAAGCAATGGAACTTGCACGTCAAGAACATGATAAATATACAACGTGGAAAAATAAACCACAGGCACCAGCTAAAAATAATAATCAGTATGTCAAAGGACGAGCAAATAATCAGCGTAAGGAAAAAGTACCTGAATGGTTTTATAAACGCAATGAGCAACCAGACGAGAGCGCTTCTTCAAGTACGATGGATTTTGAAAAAGAGCGCCAAAAAATATTAGCAATGCTTGGAAAAAGCGATAAGTAA
- the dnaI gene encoding primosomal protein DnaI: MNKALKRAINVPSFQERYEAMRREILEHPRVQAFLAEHAEELSYDAVERNLPKLHEFISQSTVCCGCDHTAHCTNYLKGFIPTLRVVRNTVEIDYVRCEQKVREDERRDVANMIASMHMPKDVLQATIQDLMIDDESRVLIAQRAAQFVKKTEETGQLPTKGFYLYGKFGVGKSFVLGALANELASKKIRSVVVFVPEFLREMKNAIGDNTLNEKIDYVKKAPVLMLDDLGAETMSAWTRDEILGTIFHYRMAEQLPTFITSNFNYDELEHHLAQSQKGDIEVVKAGRIMERVRALTEPIEMRGKNRRL, from the coding sequence ATTAATAAAGCATTAAAAAGAGCTATTAATGTACCATCATTTCAAGAGCGATATGAGGCGATGAGGCGAGAGATTTTAGAACACCCTCGTGTGCAGGCCTTTTTAGCAGAACACGCAGAAGAATTAAGCTACGATGCTGTTGAGCGCAATTTACCAAAGCTACATGAATTTATTAGTCAATCGACAGTGTGCTGTGGTTGTGATCATACAGCGCATTGCACCAATTATTTAAAAGGTTTTATTCCGACATTACGGGTTGTACGCAATACGGTTGAAATTGATTACGTGCGCTGTGAACAAAAGGTGCGTGAGGATGAACGTCGGGATGTTGCCAATATGATTGCTAGTATGCATATGCCAAAAGATGTGTTACAAGCGACAATCCAAGATTTAATGATTGATGATGAATCACGTGTGCTTATCGCGCAACGGGCGGCACAATTTGTTAAGAAAACAGAGGAAACAGGGCAGTTGCCAACGAAAGGCTTTTATTTATATGGGAAGTTTGGTGTAGGGAAATCCTTTGTGCTTGGTGCACTTGCGAATGAACTGGCTTCCAAAAAAATTCGTTCCGTGGTCGTTTTCGTACCCGAATTTTTACGTGAAATGAAAAATGCAATCGGTGATAATACGCTAAATGAAAAAATAGATTATGTGAAAAAAGCGCCGGTATTGATGCTTGATGATTTAGGGGCAGAAACAATGTCAGCTTGGACACGCGATGAAATTTTAGGGACAATCTTCCATTATCGAATGGCAGAACAATTGCCAACATTCATTACCTCTAATTTTAACTATGATGAATTAGAGCATCACTTAGCGCAGTCTCAAAAAGGGGATATTGAGGTCGTAAAGGCTGGCCGTATTATGGAACGTGTGAGAGCTTTGACGGAGCCTATAGAAATGCGTGGCAAAAATCGACGTTTATAA
- the thrS gene encoding threonine--tRNA ligase, giving the protein MSDMIKLTFPDGAVKEFAKGTSTDDVALSISPGLRKKAYAGKVNGELVDLKTPIEEDATIAIITQDDEAALEILRHSTAHLTAQAIKRLFPEVKLGIGPVIEGGFYYDIDAPTPITAEDLPAIEKEMKKIIAENLEVERKNVSRAEAQAIYEEIGDEYKLELLEAIPADEQVSIYYQGEFFDLCRGIHVPSTGKLREFKLLSLAGAYWRGNSDNKMLQRIYGTAFFKKEELKHHLQMLEEAKERDHRKIGKELELFTTSQKVGQGLPLWLPNGATIRRVIERYIVDKELALGYKHVYTPVLGSKELYQTSGHWDHYQDSIFPPMEMDNETLIMRPMNCPHHMMVYKNSMHSYRNLPLRIAELGTMHRYEMSGAVSGLQRVRGMTLNDAHIFVRPDQIKAEFQKVVQLILEVYKDFDLKDYSFRLSYRDPADTEKYFDDDAMWEKAQSMLKEAMDELGLDYFEAEGEAAFYGPKLDVQVKTAIGKEETLSTVQLDFLLPERFDLTYVGEDGKPHRPVVIHRGVVSTMERFVAFLIEEYKGAFPTWLAPVQVEVIPVSNEAHFDYAKQIEEQLTAAGLRVEMDDREEKLGYKIREAQMKKIPYMLVIGDKEVEANGVNVRRYGSKDSETIAFEDFLANIKAEVARF; this is encoded by the coding sequence ATGTCAGACATGATTAAATTAACGTTCCCAGATGGCGCTGTAAAGGAATTTGCAAAAGGTACATCTACTGATGATGTGGCATTATCTATTAGCCCAGGACTTCGTAAAAAAGCCTATGCAGGGAAAGTAAATGGAGAATTAGTAGACTTAAAAACACCAATTGAAGAAGATGCAACAATTGCCATTATTACACAAGATGATGAGGCAGCATTAGAAATTCTTCGTCACTCAACAGCCCATTTAACAGCACAAGCGATTAAACGCCTATTCCCTGAAGTAAAACTTGGTATTGGTCCGGTTATTGAAGGCGGCTTCTACTACGATATTGATGCACCAACACCAATTACTGCTGAAGATTTACCAGCAATCGAAAAAGAAATGAAAAAAATTATTGCTGAAAATCTAGAAGTAGAGCGTAAAAACGTTAGCCGTGCAGAAGCACAAGCAATTTATGAAGAAATTGGCGACGAATATAAATTAGAATTACTTGAAGCGATTCCTGCTGATGAGCAAGTGTCTATTTACTACCAAGGGGAATTTTTCGATCTATGTCGCGGTATTCACGTACCATCAACAGGTAAACTACGTGAGTTCAAATTATTATCATTAGCAGGTGCTTATTGGAGAGGGAACTCTGATAACAAAATGCTACAACGTATTTACGGTACAGCTTTCTTCAAAAAAGAAGAATTAAAACACCATCTTCAAATGTTGGAAGAAGCAAAAGAACGTGACCACCGTAAAATCGGGAAAGAATTAGAATTATTCACTACTTCTCAAAAAGTAGGTCAAGGTTTACCACTTTGGTTACCAAATGGTGCAACAATCCGTCGTGTAATTGAACGTTATATCGTAGACAAAGAATTAGCGCTTGGTTATAAACATGTCTATACACCAGTACTTGGTTCTAAAGAGCTTTACCAAACTTCTGGTCACTGGGATCATTACCAAGATTCCATTTTCCCACCAATGGAAATGGATAATGAGACATTAATTATGCGTCCGATGAACTGTCCGCACCATATGATGGTTTACAAAAACAGCATGCACTCTTATCGAAATTTACCATTACGTATTGCTGAACTTGGAACAATGCACCGTTATGAAATGTCGGGCGCTGTTTCAGGGTTACAACGTGTACGTGGGATGACGTTAAATGATGCACATATCTTTGTTCGTCCAGACCAAATTAAAGCAGAGTTCCAAAAAGTTGTGCAGTTAATTTTAGAAGTGTACAAAGACTTTGATTTAAAAGATTACTCCTTCCGTCTGTCTTACCGTGATCCAGCAGATACAGAGAAGTACTTTGATGACGATGCAATGTGGGAAAAAGCACAAAGCATGTTAAAAGAAGCAATGGATGAGCTTGGCTTAGATTACTTTGAAGCAGAGGGTGAAGCGGCGTTCTATGGCCCTAAACTTGACGTACAAGTAAAAACGGCCATTGGTAAAGAAGAAACGTTATCAACTGTACAATTAGACTTCTTATTACCAGAACGCTTTGACTTAACATATGTAGGTGAAGATGGTAAACCACATCGTCCAGTCGTTATTCACCGTGGTGTTGTGTCAACAATGGAACGTTTCGTTGCCTTCTTAATTGAGGAATATAAAGGGGCATTCCCAACTTGGTTAGCACCAGTACAAGTAGAAGTAATCCCAGTATCAAACGAAGCCCACTTCGACTATGCGAAACAAATTGAAGAGCAGTTGACAGCAGCTGGATTACGTGTTGAAATGGATGACCGTGAAGAAAAACTAGGGTACAAAATCCGTGAAGCTCAAATGAAAAAGATTCCTTACATGCTTGTTATTGGCGATAAAGAAGTTGAAGCTAACGGTGTAAACGTGCGTCGTTACGGCTCAAAAGATTCAGAAACAATTGCATTCGAAGACTTCTTAGCGAATATTAAAGCGGAAGTTGCACGTTTTTAA